The following are encoded in a window of Natronoarchaeum philippinense genomic DNA:
- a CDS encoding DUF4097 family beta strand repeat-containing protein, which produces MTATTPRRGFLAGIAAIGLGALGGCISLGERQQTEETHTFDVSDSSELTVENGVGDVTVSAEERSDVRVRAVKHAGSEDQFDAITLNDERAGETLSLTVDNEIDSVLVGSPPSMTLDIAVPADLRVARVDTATGDVGVSDTGGDIAIETATGDVDITETAAGVSIDTNTGDIVVSGAGGPVRTSTDTGDVQVRRGWIDDIQTTTGDVDVEVAALDGDADMGTDTGDVDAALSASLDARVAVETDTGDVSASGLDFSDLESAEHSLEGTLGEGTDRLSIETTTGDVTLTGTE; this is translated from the coding sequence ATGACCGCCACGACACCGCGACGCGGGTTTCTGGCCGGTATCGCCGCGATCGGACTCGGTGCGCTCGGAGGCTGTATCTCGCTGGGCGAGCGCCAGCAGACCGAGGAGACGCACACGTTCGATGTGAGCGATAGCTCGGAACTGACCGTCGAAAACGGCGTCGGCGACGTGACCGTCAGCGCCGAAGAGCGCTCGGACGTTCGGGTCCGTGCAGTCAAACACGCCGGCAGCGAGGACCAGTTCGACGCGATCACGCTGAACGACGAGCGAGCGGGCGAGACGCTCTCGCTGACCGTCGACAACGAGATCGACAGCGTGTTAGTCGGATCGCCGCCGTCGATGACGCTGGACATCGCCGTGCCCGCCGATCTGCGCGTGGCTCGCGTCGACACCGCGACAGGCGATGTCGGCGTCAGCGACACGGGCGGGGACATCGCCATCGAAACCGCGACGGGCGACGTGGATATCACTGAGACGGCAGCCGGTGTGTCCATAGATACCAACACCGGCGATATCGTCGTCTCTGGTGCCGGTGGGCCGGTTCGAACGAGCACCGATACCGGCGACGTGCAAGTCAGGCGTGGGTGGATCGACGACATCCAGACGACGACCGGCGACGTGGATGTCGAGGTGGCCGCGCTCGACGGCGACGCCGACATGGGGACCGACACCGGCGATGTCGACGCGGCGCTGTCGGCGTCGCTCGACGCCCGCGTCGCGGTCGAGACTGACACCGGCGACGTGTCGGCCAGCGGGCTGGACTTCTCGGACCTAGAGTCCGCCGAGCACAGCCTCGAAGGGACGCTCGGCGAGGGAACTGACCGGCTCTCGATCGAGACGACGACCGGCGACGTGACGCTGACCGGGACAGAGTGA
- a CDS encoding PPC domain-containing DNA-binding protein, with product MEYREVNTTRKLLVRLRDGEELRAGIERAVDDAGADAGWFVGFGGLRNATLWFYDQEERRYDDRTFDEPLELTLCIGNVASVDGNTFAHTHVTVSDMRGNSVGGHLESAEAFVGEIYVELFEDAVERRSEATPVLETESWRSAAIDADPTAHEATGLTLNHTGSGDD from the coding sequence GTGGAATATCGAGAGGTCAACACGACGCGAAAGCTGCTCGTTCGGCTGCGCGACGGCGAAGAGCTTCGTGCGGGGATCGAACGCGCGGTCGACGACGCCGGCGCCGACGCGGGCTGGTTCGTCGGCTTCGGCGGGCTCCGAAACGCGACGCTGTGGTTCTACGATCAAGAGGAGCGGCGCTACGACGACCGGACGTTCGACGAACCGCTCGAACTGACGCTGTGTATCGGCAACGTGGCGTCGGTCGACGGGAACACGTTCGCCCACACGCACGTCACGGTCTCGGACATGCGCGGCAACTCGGTGGGTGGCCACCTCGAATCGGCCGAGGCGTTCGTCGGCGAGATCTACGTCGAACTGTTCGAGGACGCCGTCGAGCGTCGCTCGGAGGCCACGCCGGTGCTGGAGACGGAGTCGTGGCGATCGGCCGCGATCGACGCCGATCCCACGGCCCACGAAGCAACCGGGCTCACGCTCAACCACACCGGGAGCGGTGACGACTAG
- a CDS encoding histidine phosphatase family protein, which produces MGTVVLVRHGETAWNDERRIQGWAPASLNDRGRQQAKSLGEHVAARYEVDRIVASDLRRTTETAREVGRALPGIDVEFARAWRERDFGVLQGLAYGDLFGEYPEFSVQKSGYDAATARPEGGESWVDVFDRIRDAWTELIETVGEETVVVVSHGGPIHVVIGLLRGYDVIETITKVELDNCALTEVGVDGDGAPTLHREGETAFLDADAEQ; this is translated from the coding sequence ATGGGAACGGTCGTTCTGGTACGGCACGGCGAGACGGCGTGGAACGACGAGCGACGGATTCAAGGCTGGGCGCCCGCCTCGCTCAACGATCGCGGGCGTCAGCAGGCCAAGTCGCTCGGCGAGCACGTCGCCGCGCGGTACGAGGTCGACCGCATCGTCGCGTCGGACCTCCGGCGAACGACAGAAACTGCCCGCGAGGTCGGGCGAGCGCTGCCCGGCATCGACGTGGAGTTCGCGCGGGCGTGGCGCGAGCGCGACTTCGGCGTCCTGCAGGGACTGGCCTACGGCGACCTGTTCGGGGAGTACCCCGAGTTCTCGGTCCAGAAATCGGGCTACGACGCCGCCACCGCCCGTCCCGAAGGCGGCGAGAGCTGGGTCGACGTGTTCGATCGGATCCGGGACGCGTGGACCGAGCTGATCGAGACGGTCGGCGAGGAGACGGTCGTGGTGGTGAGCCACGGCGGGCCGATCCACGTCGTGATCGGTCTCCTCCGGGGCTACGACGTGATCGAGACGATCACGAAGGTCGAACTGGACAACTGCGCGCTGACGGAGGTCGGCGTCGACGGCGACGGCGCGCCGACCCTCCACAGGGAGGGCGAGACGGCATTTCTGGACGCCGACGCCGAGCAGTAA
- a CDS encoding ORC1-type DNA replication protein has protein sequence MADDPEEGMLSWDESVFRDEHVFEIDYVPETFKHRESQMESLKYALRPAVRGSRPLNAMVRGPPGTGKTTSVQKLFSELAAQSDVATIRVNCQVNATRYAVFSRLFEGVFDYEPPTSSISFKKLFTQIADQLVEDDEVLIVALDDVNYLFYENEASDTLYSLLRAHEEHSGAKIGVIIISSDPDLDVIDALDSRVQSVFRPEEVYFNRYGEGEIADILRERVKRGFHDGVVSTAVLDRVAELTAQSGDLRVGIDLLRRAGLNAEMRASRTVNSQDVEDAFETSKFIHLSRNLKNLSDSEADLVEVIAEHDGDQAGDVYEVFHERTELGYTRYSEIINKLEKLGIIETEYAEIEGRGRSRSLSLEYEPEAVLDRLE, from the coding sequence ATGGCCGACGACCCCGAGGAGGGGATGCTGTCTTGGGACGAATCGGTGTTCCGGGACGAGCACGTCTTCGAGATCGACTACGTCCCCGAGACGTTCAAGCACCGCGAGAGCCAGATGGAGAGTCTCAAGTACGCGCTGCGCCCGGCGGTGCGCGGGTCCCGGCCGCTGAACGCGATGGTGCGCGGGCCACCGGGCACGGGCAAGACCACGTCCGTCCAGAAGCTCTTTAGCGAACTCGCCGCCCAAAGCGACGTGGCGACGATCCGGGTCAACTGTCAGGTCAACGCGACGCGGTACGCGGTGTTCTCGCGGCTTTTCGAGGGCGTGTTCGACTACGAACCGCCGACGAGCAGCATCTCGTTCAAGAAGCTGTTCACCCAGATCGCCGACCAGCTCGTCGAGGACGACGAGGTACTGATCGTCGCGCTCGACGACGTGAACTACCTGTTCTACGAGAACGAGGCCTCAGACACGCTGTACTCGCTGCTTCGGGCCCACGAGGAACACAGCGGCGCGAAGATCGGCGTCATCATCATCTCCTCGGACCCCGATCTGGACGTGATCGACGCGCTGGACAGCCGCGTCCAGAGCGTGTTCCGCCCCGAGGAAGTGTATTTCAACCGCTACGGCGAGGGCGAGATCGCCGACATCCTCCGCGAGCGCGTGAAACGCGGCTTCCACGACGGCGTCGTCTCGACGGCGGTGCTCGATCGCGTGGCCGAACTGACCGCCCAAAGCGGCGATCTGCGCGTCGGCATCGACCTGCTGCGACGGGCCGGGCTGAACGCGGAAATGCGCGCCAGCCGCACCGTCAACTCGCAGGACGTCGAGGACGCCTTCGAGACCTCGAAGTTCATCCACCTCTCGCGGAACCTCAAGAACCTGAGCGACAGCGAGGCCGACCTCGTCGAGGTGATCGCCGAGCACGACGGCGATCAGGCCGGCGATGTCTACGAAGTGTTCCACGAGCGCACCGAACTTGGCTACACCCGATACTCCGAGATCATCAACAAGCTCGAAAAACTCGGCATCATCGAGACCGAGTACGCCGAAATCGAGGGGCGCGGCCGGTCTCGGTCACTCTCGCTGGAGTACGAACCCGAGGCGGTGCTGGATCGGTTAGAGTGA
- the larE gene encoding ATP-dependent sacrificial sulfur transferase LarE — protein sequence MDTVEEKLEAMRADLAERDGVLVAFSGGVDSGVVAAVAREALGEDAVACTAKSETLPDEELDDARRVADEIGIQHDIVEFSELDSPDFVANGDDRCYHCRTMRLGQMFNHAKELDIGTVCDGTNASDPGEGHRPGLQAVEELDAHSPLLEHDITKEEVREIADRYDLSVADKPSMACLSSRIPTGLEVTEEKLTRVEKAERVLREWGFSQFRVRDHDGLARIEVAEDELEVALDPNFVETVRDHLTDLGFEHVTLDLHGYQTGSVSPGNEAEADDEPLVENVFDTDYSALRSE from the coding sequence ATGGACACCGTCGAGGAGAAACTGGAGGCGATGCGCGCTGACCTCGCAGAGCGAGACGGCGTGCTGGTCGCCTTCAGCGGCGGCGTGGACTCCGGCGTCGTCGCCGCGGTCGCCCGAGAAGCGCTGGGCGAGGACGCCGTGGCCTGCACCGCAAAGAGCGAAACCTTACCCGACGAGGAACTCGACGACGCCCGTCGGGTCGCCGACGAGATCGGCATCCAACACGACATCGTCGAGTTCAGCGAACTCGACAGCCCGGATTTTGTCGCAAACGGCGACGACCGGTGTTATCACTGCCGGACGATGAGACTGGGCCAGATGTTCAACCACGCGAAGGAACTCGACATCGGGACGGTCTGTGACGGCACCAACGCCAGCGATCCCGGTGAGGGGCATCGCCCCGGCCTGCAGGCCGTCGAGGAACTCGACGCTCACTCGCCGCTGCTCGAACACGACATCACCAAAGAGGAGGTCCGCGAGATCGCCGACCGCTACGACCTCTCGGTCGCCGACAAGCCCTCGATGGCGTGTCTCTCCTCGCGCATCCCGACCGGCCTCGAAGTCACCGAGGAGAAACTCACGCGCGTCGAGAAGGCAGAACGCGTCCTCAGAGAGTGGGGCTTCTCGCAGTTTCGCGTGCGCGACCACGACGGCCTCGCCCGGATCGAGGTCGCCGAGGACGAGTTAGAGGTCGCGCTCGATCCGAACTTCGTCGAGACGGTCCGAGACCACCTGACCGACCTCGGCTTCGAGCATGTCACGCTCGACTTACACGGCTATCAGACCGGCAGCGTCAGCCCCGGCAACGAAGCCGAGGCCGACGACGAACCGCTCGTCGAGAACGTTTTCGACACCGATTACAGCGCGCTGCGCTCGGAGTAG
- a CDS encoding MutS-related protein, whose protein sequence is MEFESIPGVGAKTAAALAELDDAERALETGDVAALAEAPGITQGRAARIARGAIRREHDDDGAFLATDRAREVYREVLGLLADRTVTSYAEARLETFFPSGARSRVEEVREFAREAMERDADAAAIDALAGVEPLSEPRDVTVRDRCLATADAERYREATDAMPELSVEVVEDARGLAELARGYSTVIAIDEAFAGVDVEGDVRVEPDATERPAEIVPERALAFFAANRDRIRAAIDVHRASDLDPDCDLDALEGALERLDDDGTPAGDAELERLTNAVDDLDAAVGTSESVANDRLRESIREQDVTVEGSDLLSLVEQGAGVDSLLSRELADEYAAAVEAARENLIDALDLDSGEAEIARRAFGEDPTFPVEHDEDAISRLREELQAARDRRATRLKTELAQDLADERENARRLVRAALELDVELAVARFAADFECTMPDLVEPAAADGGTAAVQNGRERAGGVAIEGGRSPLLDVPIEEVDPVDYEVGGVALLSGVNSGGKTSTLDLVAAVVILTHMGLPVPAEDADIALFEDLHYHAKTQGTLDAGAFESTVREFADLATGGEGSLVLVDELESITEPGASAKIIAGILEALDENDATGVFVSHLAGEIRETADFEVTVDGIEAEGLVDGELQVNRSPVKDHLARSTPELIVEKLAGEHDSEFYGELLEKFE, encoded by the coding sequence ATGGAGTTCGAGTCGATTCCGGGCGTCGGAGCCAAGACCGCCGCGGCGCTTGCCGAACTCGACGACGCCGAGCGCGCCTTGGAGACCGGCGACGTGGCCGCACTGGCCGAAGCGCCGGGGATCACGCAGGGCCGGGCCGCCCGCATCGCCCGCGGCGCGATCCGTCGCGAGCACGACGACGACGGCGCGTTTCTGGCGACCGACCGGGCGCGGGAGGTGTACCGCGAGGTGCTTGGGCTGCTCGCCGATCGCACGGTGACGAGCTACGCCGAAGCACGCTTAGAGACGTTTTTCCCCTCCGGCGCGCGCTCTCGGGTCGAGGAGGTCCGCGAGTTCGCCCGCGAGGCGATGGAGCGCGACGCCGACGCGGCTGCGATCGACGCGTTGGCCGGCGTCGAGCCGCTGTCGGAGCCCCGAGACGTGACGGTCAGAGATCGCTGTCTCGCTACTGCGGACGCCGAGCGCTACCGCGAGGCGACCGACGCGATGCCCGAGTTGAGCGTCGAAGTCGTCGAGGACGCCCGCGGGCTGGCCGAGTTGGCGCGTGGGTACTCGACGGTGATCGCCATCGACGAGGCCTTCGCCGGCGTCGACGTGGAGGGCGACGTTCGCGTCGAACCAGACGCCACCGAGCGACCCGCCGAGATCGTCCCCGAGCGCGCGCTGGCGTTTTTCGCGGCGAACCGCGACCGCATCCGGGCGGCGATCGACGTACACCGGGCGTCAGACCTCGATCCCGACTGCGATCTGGACGCGCTGGAGGGCGCCCTCGAACGGCTCGACGACGACGGCACGCCCGCCGGCGACGCCGAACTCGAACGGCTGACGAACGCGGTCGACGATCTCGACGCCGCCGTGGGGACCTCCGAGTCGGTCGCCAACGATCGCCTGCGCGAGTCGATCCGCGAGCAAGATGTGACCGTCGAGGGATCTGACCTGCTCTCGCTGGTCGAGCAGGGCGCGGGCGTCGACTCGCTGCTTTCGAGGGAACTGGCCGACGAGTACGCCGCCGCGGTCGAGGCGGCCCGCGAGAACCTGATCGACGCGCTCGATCTCGATTCGGGAGAGGCAGAAATCGCTCGCCGAGCGTTCGGCGAGGACCCCACGTTTCCGGTCGAGCACGACGAGGACGCGATCTCGCGGCTGCGCGAGGAGCTACAGGCCGCCCGCGACCGACGGGCGACCAGACTCAAGACGGAGCTCGCGCAGGATCTGGCCGACGAGCGCGAGAACGCCCGCCGACTCGTGCGGGCCGCGCTCGAACTCGACGTGGAACTCGCAGTGGCGCGCTTTGCCGCGGACTTCGAGTGTACGATGCCCGACCTCGTCGAGCCCGCGGCCGCGGACGGCGGGACCGCTGCTGTGCAGAACGGACGCGAACGTGCCGGCGGCGTCGCCATCGAGGGGGGACGCTCACCACTGCTCGACGTGCCGATCGAGGAAGTCGATCCGGTCGACTACGAGGTCGGCGGCGTCGCGCTGCTCTCTGGTGTAAATAGCGGCGGGAAGACATCGACGCTGGATCTGGTCGCCGCCGTCGTCATTCTGACCCACATGGGCCTGCCCGTCCCGGCCGAGGACGCCGACATCGCGCTGTTCGAAGACTTACACTACCACGCCAAAACCCAGGGGACGCTCGACGCCGGCGCGTTCGAGAGCACGGTCCGGGAGTTCGCCGATCTGGCGACGGGCGGGGAGGGCAGTCTCGTCCTCGTCGACGAGCTAGAGAGTATCACCGAACCCGGCGCGAGCGCGAAGATCATCGCGGGCATCCTCGAAGCCTTGGACGAAAACGACGCGACCGGCGTGTTCGTCTCGCACCTCGCAGGCGAGATCCGCGAGACCGCCGACTTCGAGGTGACAGTCGACGGCATCGAGGCCGAGGGGCTGGTCGACGGCGAGTTGCAGGTCAATCGCTCGCCGGTCAAAGACCACCTCGCGCGCTCGACGCCGGAACTGATCGTCGAGAAGCTGGCAGGGGAACACGACAGCGAGTTCTACGGGGAGCTACTGGAGAAGTTCGAGTAA